The genomic stretch GTATAAATAAATTTCTTTAAGTAACAATAAAAGCTCAGATATAATGTGTACTAAATATCTGTCTATTTTCTTATGATGTAAGATCATCAAAAATTTTTTTTCAACAAGCTTTTATCAACTGTCACCAGTTTTTTTAATATTTTGCATAAAACTATAACCATGAATAAGGAACTATGCACTAATTATAACCTTATTTATCATGTTTAATCATTTTTAAGGAGTAGTAATATGTCGTTTTTTTATGTCATTGATTAAAGGAACGATTAAAGGGAATATATGATGTTGGTGATTATAAGCTAACAGGGAGTCGTTAGTGTTATGACAGAAGATCAAATAATGGCTTTTTCTATTATTGGTCTCATGATGGCTGTTTTTATGTGGGGTCGGTTTCGTTATGATATCGTTGCTGTTTGCACATTGTTAATTGCTTGCACTCTCGGTCTTGTTAATCCGAAGGAAGCATTTAGTGGTTTTAGTAGTGATATTGTTATTATCGTAGGCAGTGCGTTTATCATCAGCACAGTTATGTCACGCTCTGGCATTGTGGAATATATTATTCAACGAATGTGGCCTGATGTAAAGTCAGTAAAACTTCAATTAGCTTTTTTAGTTATTTCTGTAGTTCTTTTATCAATGTTTGTTAAAAACATTGGGGCTTTAGCCATTATGCTTCCGATTGCTTTCCAATTTGCTCGCCGTTCTCGTGTTTCACCATCTGTGTTTTTGATGCCAATGGCATTTGGTTCTTTATTGGGTGGTCTCATGACACAAATAGGCACTTCTCCCAACATTGTTGTTTCAGCTATGCGAGAACGTTTAGAGGGAATTCCTTTCACTATGTTTGATTTTATACCAGTTGGTGCAACAATTTCTGCTGTTGGAGTCTGCTATTTGGTGTTTTTTTCTTGGCGTTTACCTATCCGTACGCATTCAAGCACATCATTTGATGATGCTGTTGATATTTGTAATTATGTTTCAGAAGTGCGTATTCCTGTTAATTCTCCCATTGTCGGAAAAACTATTATTGATCTCATTAAACCATCAGGCGGCGAAGTTATGGTTATTCAGGTTATTAGAAATAAAGTGTCTATTTCGCCGTTACCAGATTTTGTTTTTGCCAAGGATGATACTGTTCTGCTGGAAGGTTCACATACAGGGCTAGACACTGTAATTAATTCAGCTCGCTTAGAATTTGCTACTGGCCGTACTCTTTCTATAAGTGATAAAGGTAGCCAGCTTGATGTTGTTGAGGCTGTTATTACAGATAATTCTCCTCTTATTGGTATCAGTGCTAAAAGACTTTCGTTGTTTGATCGCTATGATGTAAATTTACTTGCTTTAAGTCGTCAATGTGAAAGGATACGTGGTAGACTTGGTGATGTTGTTTTCCGTCTCGGGGATGTAATTGTTTTGCAGGGACAAGATATGGTTATTCCAAGTTTGTTACGGGAATTGAAATGTCTTCCTTTGGCAAAACGCAATATCATGTTTGGTAATTTACGGCATGGCCTTATGTCTTTAGCTATTTTATTTGCAGCAATTATTACGACAGCTTTTCAAATTATTCCGGTTGCATTTTCTTTTTTTTCTGCAGCTATTGCGATGGTTGTTTTTCGAATTCTTCCAATGCGGGATTTGTACCATGCTTTAGATGGGCAAATATTGGTGTTATTAGCAACTCTTATTCCAGTAAGTGAAATATTGGAGAAAACAGGGTGTACGGATTTGATTGGTGGTTGGCTTAGCCAAATGGCTGTATTTTTACCACCATTTGGTGCATTAGCACTTATCTTGATTACAGCAATGCTGATAACACCATTTTTAAATAATGCAGCAACAGTGATGGTTATAGCACCAATCGCGTCAAGTTTTGCTCATTCTCTTCATTATAAACCTGAGGCTTTTCTAATGGCTGTTGCGATAGGTGCTGGGTGTGATTTTCTTACACCTATTGGGCATCAATGTACTATGTTAGTAATGGGGCCTGGTGGTTATCGTTTTAGTGATTATGCACGTTTTGGTGCTCCGTTGGCAGTGTTGATAGCAATCGTTGCGGTTCCGATGTTAATGTGGGTTTGGCCATTACAATAGAACGCTAGGAAAATCTTTAAATAGATTTTTTGCTGAAATGAAGATTAAGAGGAAAAGTTATGTTTACGCAGAGATATTGTTAGGATGGGGAGATCTATGATAAAGCGCAAGCATTTCCTTGGTATTGTAGCAATGTTTGTCTATTTTTCTTCAGACATTCTTAGTTATGAAAAGCTGGGTATATATATTGATAAGGATTTTAATGAACATTTTATGTAATATTGGCAGAGATGAGGATGATGTTTGTTAGTTGAAAATTTAACGATTACATCATTTTATAGAGTTGTTTCTCTGATTTGAGGCCATTGTAATTGACACTTGATGTATGAAAAAACTATTTTTATACGTTAATTTTTAATAATAGTTTTCTAATAGAAGCTATGAAAGATGTAGTGTAATAGTTGTTATTTTAAGGTTTTAAAAGTTATAATGTACACATAGAGTATAAGGTATTAATACAGCTAAACAAGCTACCTGAAAGATTGGAATGTAATCTATGCGTGTTAAATATTAAGGTGATGTTGTTTAAATAAGTATATTGTTTTTGCATTGTTTTAACAAGTTTAATATTTGTTTTTCTTGTTTTTGTTATTTTATAAAATACAAGTAGATGGGATTTACAAGTTACGAAAACAATTGTTAGATGATTATCTGGGGGTATTTGGTTATTAGTATGTTTGTAGTTATCTAGTAGGTGATATTATAGACCAGATATTTCTCTTTTGTTGTGAGTTAGCAATAAGTTTACGTTAATGTGTAGCAGGGGTTAAAATGATTGAAAGTAACTTTACGCTTTTCAATAGGAGTGAGGTGCGTAAAAATTTCATGTCAAGCAAAAGATAATCGCAAAGATTTTAGTTCAACATAGTTATAAAAACAGTTGATAAGGATATATGTTAATTTTAAATCAATCAACTGACAAAATTTAAGATTTTTAATGGATAAAGCTCCATCTTTGTTCATGTATACGTAATAGTGTAGGAATTCAATTCTTTCCAGGGTAGGGTGTATGTCGTACGATAGTTTTATTCGTGAAGTTAATGAAGAGCTTCATCAGGAAAAAGTTCGTGCTTTTTGGGGGCGTTATAGTTTCTTGATTATTGTTTCAGCTATTATTTTTGTACTAGCAATAGCTATTTATCAAATTTATCATTATGGGCAAATGAATAAAGCTAGCAAGATTGGTGATGCATTTATAACAAGTCTTAATTTGTCGGATTCACTTCAGTTTGATGAAGCAATGAATCAATTGGAGAGTGTCAAAACGTCTGATTTTGGAGGGTATCCTTTTCTTGCTCGTTTACGTGAAGCTTCTTTGCTGATGCAGCAAGGCAATGCTGTTAAGTCAGTAGAGGTTTTTGATGCGGTTGCGGCTGATAAGAATGCACCAGAGATATTACAAAGAGTTGCAAAAATTCGAGCGGCTTATATTTTAGTTGATATAGGCACATTCGATGATGTTAAAAAACGTGCCAAAGATATGGCAAATGATATCGATCCTATGCGCATGTCTGCAAGAGAAGTTTTAGGTTTAGC from Bartonella sp. WD16.2 encodes the following:
- a CDS encoding SLC13 family permease; translation: MTEDQIMAFSIIGLMMAVFMWGRFRYDIVAVCTLLIACTLGLVNPKEAFSGFSSDIVIIVGSAFIISTVMSRSGIVEYIIQRMWPDVKSVKLQLAFLVISVVLLSMFVKNIGALAIMLPIAFQFARRSRVSPSVFLMPMAFGSLLGGLMTQIGTSPNIVVSAMRERLEGIPFTMFDFIPVGATISAVGVCYLVFFSWRLPIRTHSSTSFDDAVDICNYVSEVRIPVNSPIVGKTIIDLIKPSGGEVMVIQVIRNKVSISPLPDFVFAKDDTVLLEGSHTGLDTVINSARLEFATGRTLSISDKGSQLDVVEAVITDNSPLIGISAKRLSLFDRYDVNLLALSRQCERIRGRLGDVVFRLGDVIVLQGQDMVIPSLLRELKCLPLAKRNIMFGNLRHGLMSLAILFAAIITTAFQIIPVAFSFFSAAIAMVVFRILPMRDLYHALDGQILVLLATLIPVSEILEKTGCTDLIGGWLSQMAVFLPPFGALALILITAMLITPFLNNAATVMVIAPIASSFAHSLHYKPEAFLMAVAIGAGCDFLTPIGHQCTMLVMGPGGYRFSDYARFGAPLAVLIAIVAVPMLMWVWPLQ
- a CDS encoding DUF2659 family protein — translated: MSYDSFIREVNEELHQEKVRAFWGRYSFLIIVSAIIFVLAIAIYQIYHYGQMNKASKIGDAFITSLNLSDSLQFDEAMNQLESVKTSDFGGYPFLARLREASLLMQQGNAVKSVEVFDAVAADKNAPEILQRVAKIRAAYILVDIGTFDDVKKRAKDMANDIDPMRMSAREVLGLAAYKANKIDDAIYYFQKISEENILGLKITDRAKIMLELIQFERKANKG